The Amblyomma americanum isolate KBUSLIRL-KWMA chromosome 3, ASM5285725v1, whole genome shotgun sequence genome window below encodes:
- the LOC144125044 gene encoding uncharacterized protein LOC144125044 isoform X1 yields MTNNGWRELAMAAVSASSMLEFVRRIFRERRDHGMLTIRQLRTLYTDELKVKHLSSENREVFASIVTTVFKEFEDLAESRDKSSQDIKSDNDSSADSEDTSPLRSVLPQNGNCNIDTDSPIKCPNAKNVQRITDSSSDSDDDDVIRAVKETLGVQTRRRTQPKQAFMPSVTFTTTTTATSTVNSTSHTGANTTSLAITSDSPHISLKVPPSVSSSVSSSASSSVSSSASSSVSSSVSAGVLLSSASSLAPGLGPSAPVKEVSHDESSAAASSTATSAVCGAIPTVVFPVVSVDKAEAPCGGDASDSSDSEGKLMIAESPMSAESPRRPSSDGEGSARIGEPAGKVRRSSLPVENKKAKPAGSNMSEGSKTPTQESNGKDHKSMDDMPLFTLKLTKTKTGGWIMVKPKSEESDAGDETSSQKPNVIRRKRVAAPRKSKEKIPESARGIFDSSDDEPLSELRRRPPKKKAISPQQATAVAVTENTNLSDLEQKLARTHKRRKKPADGFPPPSKKRKPAAKPATAENPAVARLKRCISTAGLRVRYVQLLEETDTVDQKVEKLMKVLRDAGLQGKATLKSCKELRQKREEENEVRSLDKSCIVENSQDGATKRTTRSAAVCAVPSATPPEELQEAVDEPRKVFSRMQGFCQQLVKVTCHQFLE; encoded by the exons ATGACGAATAATGGCTGGCGCGAACTAGCAATGGCGGCGGTCAGTGCCAGTAGTATGTTAGAGTTTGTTCGCCGTATTTTTCGCGAACGTCGAGATCATGG CATGCTCACAATCAGGCAGCTGCGGACACTGTACACGGACGAGCTCAAAGTCAAGCACTTGTCTTCAGAAAACCGTGAAGTTTTTGCCTCTATTGTCACAACCGTGTTTAAGGAGTTTGAAGACTTGGCCGAAAGCAGAGACAAATCATCACAG GACATCAAGTCAGATAATGACTCCTCTGCGGACTCTGAAGACACCAGTCCGCTGCGTTCAGTGCTGCCTCAAAACGGCAATTGCAACATTGACACTGATTCGCCCATCAAATGCCCCAATGCCAAGAATGTTCAGCGCATCACCGACTCAAGCAGTGATTCTGACGATGATGACGTGATTCGAGCTGTAAAAGAAACGCTTGGAGTGCAAACGCGTCGGCGAACTCAACCGAAACAGGCTTTCATGCCCAGTGTCACtttcaccactaccaccaccgccacctccacTGTCAACAGTACATCTCACACAGGTGCCAACACTACATCCTTAGCCATCACATCCGATTCACCGCACATTTCTCTCAAGGTTCCTCCAAGTGTGTCTTCAAGTGTTTCTTCAAGTGCTTCTTCGAGTGTTTCTTCAAGTGCTTCTTCAAGTGTTTCTTCTAGTGTTTCTGCGGGTGTTCTGTTAAGCTCAGCTTCCAGCCTAGCCCCAGGTCTGGGCCCGAGTGCTCCAGTCAAAGAGGTTTCTCATGATGAATCCAGTGCAGCTGCTTCCAGTACTGCAACCAGTGCAGTGTGTGGTGCCATTCCGACTGTGGTGTTCCCAGTGGTTTCAGTGGACAAGGCTGAGGCCCCTTGTGGAGGAGATGCATCCGACTCTTCAGACTCGGAAGGAAAGTTGATGATCGCAGAGTCCCCCATGTCTGCTGAATCTCCGCGGAGGCCTTCATCAGATGGTGAAGGCAGTGCCAGGATCGGAGAGCCAGCGGGGAAAGTCAGGAGGTCCTCGCTACCCGTTGAAAACAAAAAGGCAAAACCAGCCGGCAGTAATATGAGTGAAG GATCGAAGACGCCAACCCAGGAAAGCAACGGAAAGGACCACAAGAGCATGGACGACATGCCTCTATTCACTCTGAAATTGACGAAAACCAAGACAGGTGGCTGGATTATGGTCAAGCCAAAGAGTGAAGAGTCTGATGCCGGAGACGAGACATCTTCTCAAAAACCCAATGTAATCCGGCGAAAGCGTGTTGCTGCACCTCGGAAAAGCAAGGAGAAGATACCGGAAAGCGCCCGTGGCATCTTCGACTCGAGTGATGATGAACCATTGTCAGAACTGCGCAGAAGGCCACCAAAAAAGAAGGCAATTTCACCACAGCAGGCAACAGCAGTGGCAGTGACAGAAAACACCAACCTTTCAGACCTGGAGCAGAAACTTGCCCGTACGCACAAACGGAGGAAAAAGCCAGCTGATGGTTTCCCACCTCCAAGCAAAAAGCGTAAG CCAGCAGCAAAGCCAGCCACTGCTGAGAATCCAGCCGTAGCAAGGCTCAAGCGTTGCATTAGCACTGCGGGGCTGAGGGTCCGCTATGTTCAGTTACTAGAAGAAACGGACACTGTGGACCAGAAAGTGGAGAAGCTCATGAAGGTTCTCAGGGATGCTGGGCTTCAGG GCAAAGCAACACTGAAGAGCTGCAAGGAGCTGAGGCAGAAGCGGGAAGAAGAGAACGAAGTTCGGAGCCTTGACAAAAGCTGCATTGTAGAAAACTCTCAAG ACGGTGCAACGAAGCGGACGACTCGAAGTGCAGCTGTTTGCGCCGTCCCAAGTGCCACACCACCTGAGGAGCTCCAAGAGGCAGTCGACGAGCCGCGCAAGGTCTTCTCAAG GATGCAAGGCTTCTGCCAGCAATTGGTCAAAGTTACATGTCATCAGTTTTTGGAGTAA
- the LOC144125044 gene encoding uncharacterized protein LOC144125044 isoform X2: MTNNGWRELAMAAVSASSMLEFVRRIFRERRDHGMLTIRQLRTLYTDELKVKHLSSENREVFASIVTTVFKEFEDLAESRDKSSQDIKSDNDSSADSEDTSPLRSVLPQNGNCNIDTDSPIKCPNAKNVQRITDSSSDSDDDDVIRAVKETLGVQTRRRTQPKQAFMPSVTFTTTTTATSTVNSTSHTGANTTSLAITSDSPHISLKVPPSVSSSVSSSASSSVSSSASSSVSSSVSAGVLLSSASSLAPGLGPSAPVKEVSHDESSAAASSTATSAVCGAIPTVVFPVVSVDKAEAPCGGDASDSSDSEGKLMIAESPMSAESPRRPSSDGEGSARIGEPAGKVRRSSLPVENKKAKPAGSNMSEGSKTPTQESNGKDHKSMDDMPLFTLKLTKTKTGGWIMVKPKSEESDAGDETSSQKPNVIRRKRVAAPRKSKEKIPESARGIFDSSDDEPLSELRRRPPKKKAISPQQATAVAVTENTNLSDLEQKLARTHKRRKKPADGFPPPSKKRKPAAKPATAENPAVARLKRCISTAGLRVRYVQLLEETDTVDQKVEKLMKVLRDAGLQGKATLKSCKELRQKREEENEVRSLDKSCIVENSQDGATKRTTRSAAVCAVPSATPPEELQEAVDEPRKVFSRLKDIIDSEDSE, translated from the exons ATGACGAATAATGGCTGGCGCGAACTAGCAATGGCGGCGGTCAGTGCCAGTAGTATGTTAGAGTTTGTTCGCCGTATTTTTCGCGAACGTCGAGATCATGG CATGCTCACAATCAGGCAGCTGCGGACACTGTACACGGACGAGCTCAAAGTCAAGCACTTGTCTTCAGAAAACCGTGAAGTTTTTGCCTCTATTGTCACAACCGTGTTTAAGGAGTTTGAAGACTTGGCCGAAAGCAGAGACAAATCATCACAG GACATCAAGTCAGATAATGACTCCTCTGCGGACTCTGAAGACACCAGTCCGCTGCGTTCAGTGCTGCCTCAAAACGGCAATTGCAACATTGACACTGATTCGCCCATCAAATGCCCCAATGCCAAGAATGTTCAGCGCATCACCGACTCAAGCAGTGATTCTGACGATGATGACGTGATTCGAGCTGTAAAAGAAACGCTTGGAGTGCAAACGCGTCGGCGAACTCAACCGAAACAGGCTTTCATGCCCAGTGTCACtttcaccactaccaccaccgccacctccacTGTCAACAGTACATCTCACACAGGTGCCAACACTACATCCTTAGCCATCACATCCGATTCACCGCACATTTCTCTCAAGGTTCCTCCAAGTGTGTCTTCAAGTGTTTCTTCAAGTGCTTCTTCGAGTGTTTCTTCAAGTGCTTCTTCAAGTGTTTCTTCTAGTGTTTCTGCGGGTGTTCTGTTAAGCTCAGCTTCCAGCCTAGCCCCAGGTCTGGGCCCGAGTGCTCCAGTCAAAGAGGTTTCTCATGATGAATCCAGTGCAGCTGCTTCCAGTACTGCAACCAGTGCAGTGTGTGGTGCCATTCCGACTGTGGTGTTCCCAGTGGTTTCAGTGGACAAGGCTGAGGCCCCTTGTGGAGGAGATGCATCCGACTCTTCAGACTCGGAAGGAAAGTTGATGATCGCAGAGTCCCCCATGTCTGCTGAATCTCCGCGGAGGCCTTCATCAGATGGTGAAGGCAGTGCCAGGATCGGAGAGCCAGCGGGGAAAGTCAGGAGGTCCTCGCTACCCGTTGAAAACAAAAAGGCAAAACCAGCCGGCAGTAATATGAGTGAAG GATCGAAGACGCCAACCCAGGAAAGCAACGGAAAGGACCACAAGAGCATGGACGACATGCCTCTATTCACTCTGAAATTGACGAAAACCAAGACAGGTGGCTGGATTATGGTCAAGCCAAAGAGTGAAGAGTCTGATGCCGGAGACGAGACATCTTCTCAAAAACCCAATGTAATCCGGCGAAAGCGTGTTGCTGCACCTCGGAAAAGCAAGGAGAAGATACCGGAAAGCGCCCGTGGCATCTTCGACTCGAGTGATGATGAACCATTGTCAGAACTGCGCAGAAGGCCACCAAAAAAGAAGGCAATTTCACCACAGCAGGCAACAGCAGTGGCAGTGACAGAAAACACCAACCTTTCAGACCTGGAGCAGAAACTTGCCCGTACGCACAAACGGAGGAAAAAGCCAGCTGATGGTTTCCCACCTCCAAGCAAAAAGCGTAAG CCAGCAGCAAAGCCAGCCACTGCTGAGAATCCAGCCGTAGCAAGGCTCAAGCGTTGCATTAGCACTGCGGGGCTGAGGGTCCGCTATGTTCAGTTACTAGAAGAAACGGACACTGTGGACCAGAAAGTGGAGAAGCTCATGAAGGTTCTCAGGGATGCTGGGCTTCAGG GCAAAGCAACACTGAAGAGCTGCAAGGAGCTGAGGCAGAAGCGGGAAGAAGAGAACGAAGTTCGGAGCCTTGACAAAAGCTGCATTGTAGAAAACTCTCAAG ACGGTGCAACGAAGCGGACGACTCGAAGTGCAGCTGTTTGCGCCGTCCCAAGTGCCACACCACCTGAGGAGCTCCAAGAGGCAGTCGACGAGCCGCGCAAGGTCTTCTCAAGGTTAAAAGACATCATTGACAGCGAGGACAGTGAATGA